The window GACGGGGCGGACGCGGTGATCAATCTCGCCGGCGAGTCGCTCGCTGGCGGCCGCTGGACGGCGGCGCGCAAGGATGCGATTCGCCGCAGCCGGTGCCGGACCACCGCCGATCTGGTTGCGGCCATGGCGCAGGCGCAACCGTCCCCGCCGGTGTTCATCAGCGCCTCCGCGGTCGGTTACTACGGGCCTCACGGGGATGAGGTATTGGATGAAAGCGCGCCGCCCGGCGGCGACTTCCTTGCCACCGTCTGCAGCGCCTGGGAGCATGAAGCTCAACGCGCCGAGCCGCTGGGCGTGCGCGTCGTACGCTTGCGGCTCGGCGTCGTGCTCGGAACAGGGGGTGGGGCGTTGTCGCGGATGGCGTTGCCGTTCAAGCTCTTCGCCGGCGGCCCGTTGGGCCGCGGCGAGCAGTGGCTTTCGTGGATTCACCGCGACGACGTGATCGGGCTGATCGGGTTCGCGCTCGAGTGCCCGACGCTCACGGGGCCGGTAAATGCCACCGCACCCGAGCCCTGGCGCATGCGCGAGTTCTGCCGCACCCTTGGCCGCGTCTTGGGGCGTCCGTCGTGGCTGCCGGTGCCGGGGTTTACGCTTCGCCTCGCCCTGGGC of the Deltaproteobacteria bacterium genome contains:
- a CDS encoding TIGR01777 family protein; the protein is MKIVLSGGTGFIGVPLCHYLHSAGNHVVVLSRAAAAARRSLPAATEVIEWSAATWPRALDGADAVINLAGESLAGGRWTAARKDAIRRSRCRTTADLVAAMAQAQPSPPVFISASAVGYYGPHGDEVLDESAPPGGDFLATVCSAWEHEAQRAEPLGVRVVRLRLGVVLGTGGGALSRMALPFKLFAGGPLGRGEQWLSWIHRDDVIGLIGFALECPTLTGPVNATAPEPWRMREFCRTLGRVLGRPSWLPVPGFTLRLALGEMAQMLLTGQRVIPAAAERAGYRFRYPTLEAALRQVLDCPRLTAP